In Deltaproteobacteria bacterium, one DNA window encodes the following:
- the pal gene encoding peptidoglycan-associated lipoprotein Pal, giving the protein MNRSIKFNKSFLFLLLLSTALCLTNCRGKQEKPEEALPTTPTTEQDKSAIDSTPMSFDAAGSDSGKIEGLKTVNFEFDKASLTAASKKLIQENVEWMKRNPKTKVQIEGHCDSRGSIEYNVALGERRANSVKDYMISLGVSASRLATISYGEEKPLVSGDSESNWAKNRRANFVPSAN; this is encoded by the coding sequence ATGAACAGATCCATAAAATTTAATAAATCATTTTTGTTTTTATTATTGTTATCTACAGCACTATGTTTAACGAATTGTAGAGGCAAGCAGGAAAAGCCTGAAGAAGCTTTACCGACAACTCCAACAACAGAACAGGATAAGTCTGCTATTGATTCGACTCCGATGTCTTTTGATGCTGCTGGATCTGATAGCGGTAAGATTGAGGGATTGAAAACAGTTAATTTTGAATTTGATAAGGCATCCTTAACGGCAGCTTCAAAAAAATTAATTCAAGAAAACGTCGAATGGATGAAGCGAAACCCCAAGACAAAGGTCCAAATTGAAGGTCATTGTGACAGCAGAGGTTCTATTGAATACAATGTGGCTCTTGGCGAAAGAAGGGCTAACTCAGTTAAAGATTACATGATTAGTTTAGGAGTATCAGCTTCTAGATTGGCAACCATCAGTTATGGAGAAGAAAAGCCTCTTGTTTCTGGTGATAGTGAATCAAACTGGGCGAAGAACAGAAGAGCTAACTTTGTTCCTTCTGCGAATTAA
- a CDS encoding DUF4398 domain-containing protein, whose amino-acid sequence MLDILFFCGCFFFLIFILNSCQTTREPVEEWSLARSAIEAAKAVQAAKYSPGFWHQAEDAYRKARVLMKEESYSEAREEFSIARKAAEKAENSARIKRQQSGEVL is encoded by the coding sequence ATGTTAGATATTTTGTTCTTTTGCGGCTGTTTTTTTTTCTTGATCTTCATTCTTAATTCTTGTCAAACAACTCGAGAACCAGTTGAAGAATGGTCTTTGGCTAGATCTGCTATAGAAGCCGCTAAAGCCGTACAGGCTGCAAAGTATTCTCCTGGGTTCTGGCATCAAGCTGAAGACGCTTACAGAAAAGCTAGGGTTTTAATGAAGGAAGAAAGTTATTCAGAAGCCAGAGAAGAATTTAGTATAGCACGAAAAGCTGCAGAAAAAGCAGAAAACTCTGCAAGGATCAAGCGTCAACAAAGTGGAGAGGTGTTATGA
- a CDS encoding tetratricopeptide repeat protein, with protein sequence MKIIFNSFLILNTLIFVGCLKTRNEVKDSEQKQVMQQQVVTLQKTNADNSSRFVELDEQIRELSGKVDTFENKLSKVNPEHESTIKNLAEMQIESNKKLTLLQEEIAKQETQIQSLTAELQNLKAANQSVPADKRNPFQIAEDYFKQNEWKKAIIQYQKYRDDNPKGKQFPESTYKMAVSFQLLNMKEEARAFYDEVISKFPNSPEAKKAKLKLKGFKK encoded by the coding sequence ATGAAAATAATTTTCAACAGTTTTTTGATTTTAAATACTTTGATTTTTGTGGGATGTTTGAAAACCAGAAATGAAGTCAAAGACTCCGAGCAGAAGCAGGTAATGCAACAGCAGGTGGTTACCTTGCAAAAAACCAATGCAGATAATAGCAGTCGTTTTGTCGAACTAGACGAACAGATTAGAGAGCTTTCAGGAAAAGTGGATACTTTTGAAAATAAATTATCAAAAGTAAATCCAGAACACGAAAGTACAATTAAAAATTTAGCTGAAATGCAAATTGAATCAAACAAAAAACTAACTCTCCTTCAGGAGGAAATTGCAAAACAGGAAACTCAGATACAAAGCTTAACCGCTGAGCTGCAGAATCTAAAAGCAGCCAATCAATCAGTGCCTGCGGACAAAAGGAATCCTTTTCAAATTGCCGAAGATTATTTTAAGCAAAACGAATGGAAGAAAGCTATTATTCAATACCAGAAGTACCGTGATGATAATCCAAAAGGTAAGCAGTTCCCAGAAAGCACTTATAAGATGGCAGTTTCCTTTCAACTTCTTAATATGAAAGAGGAAGCAAGGGCTTTTTATGATGAAGTCATATCTAAGTTTCCAAATTCTCCAGAAGCAAAAAAAGCAAAACTTAAATTAAAAGGTTTTAAGAAGTAA
- the rfaE2 gene encoding D-glycero-beta-D-manno-heptose 1-phosphate adenylyltransferase: MGAVYLSSELLKLLEPIRGKKKIVFTNGCFDLLHIGHVRYLKEARSLGEFLVVGINSDSSVKQLKGPSRPIQTELDRAEILASLASVDATIIFNESTPELLIQSIKPDILVKGGDWTVDQIVGGAFVQSYGGKVLSLQFIEGKSTTRLVEKSSQK; encoded by the coding sequence ATGGGAGCCGTCTATCTTTCCTCTGAATTATTAAAATTGTTAGAACCCATTCGTGGAAAAAAGAAAATTGTTTTCACCAACGGTTGTTTTGATCTGCTCCATATCGGCCATGTTCGTTACTTAAAAGAAGCACGTTCGCTTGGAGAATTTCTCGTTGTCGGTATTAACTCTGACTCCTCTGTTAAGCAACTTAAAGGACCAAGTCGCCCTATTCAAACAGAACTTGATAGAGCTGAAATCCTTGCCTCTCTCGCCTCTGTGGACGCCACTATTATCTTTAATGAATCGACACCAGAACTTCTGATTCAATCAATTAAGCCAGATATACTTGTTAAAGGTGGCGATTGGACTGTCGATCAAATAGTCGGCGGAGCATTTGTACAATCCTATGGTGGCAAAGTTCTTTCACTTCAGTTTATTGAAGGGAAATCAACAACTCGATTGGTTGAAAAAAGCTCTCAAAAATGA